One window of Agromyces rhizosphaerae genomic DNA carries:
- the nhaA gene encoding Na+/H+ antiporter NhaA: protein MTFLRSERNAALLLLSAAVIGLVVANSPVGEQALHLIEAHIDMTWIGLDLSAEHWIADGLLAVFFFVVAVELKRELVLGELNSVRKAALPTIAALGGVLVPAGVYLLFVAGTPELLNGWPVPTATDIAFALGVLALFGRWIPTRVRVFLLALAVLDDLVAILIIAFFFTADVRLEYLGFAAIALVAFAGLSRFMNPRSRWILARKPQVPITVALVVLAALTWYFVYQSGVHATIAGVLLGFVIARRPGGRVAHVVEPYTNGIILPLFALTAAMVPFPEVRPSELSPAFWGIAVALPFGKIIGITLAGWIGGLFTHRNAESKPLTFSDLVGVGALGGIGFTVALLMNELAFRDDVLVRNEGVLAVLLGSGVAILISAVIVTMLSARYKKAALAPEHEETVGEAPSVIVGEGPEFEDEIEGPETPKR from the coding sequence ATGACCTTCCTCCGCTCCGAGCGCAACGCCGCCCTGCTGCTGCTCTCCGCCGCCGTGATCGGCCTGGTGGTCGCCAACTCGCCGGTCGGCGAGCAGGCGCTGCACCTCATCGAGGCGCACATCGACATGACCTGGATCGGCCTCGACCTCTCGGCCGAGCACTGGATCGCCGACGGCCTGCTCGCGGTGTTCTTCTTCGTGGTCGCGGTCGAGCTGAAGCGCGAGCTGGTGCTCGGCGAGCTGAACTCGGTGCGGAAGGCCGCGCTGCCCACCATCGCGGCCCTCGGCGGCGTGCTCGTGCCGGCCGGCGTCTACCTGCTGTTCGTCGCCGGCACCCCGGAGCTGCTGAACGGCTGGCCGGTGCCGACCGCGACCGACATCGCGTTCGCGCTCGGCGTGCTGGCGCTGTTCGGGCGCTGGATCCCGACCCGCGTACGCGTGTTCCTGCTCGCGCTGGCGGTGCTCGACGACCTCGTCGCGATCCTCATCATCGCGTTCTTCTTCACCGCCGACGTGCGGCTCGAGTACCTCGGCTTCGCCGCGATCGCGCTGGTCGCGTTCGCCGGGCTCAGCCGGTTCATGAACCCGCGCTCGCGCTGGATCCTCGCGCGCAAGCCGCAGGTGCCGATCACGGTCGCGCTCGTCGTGCTCGCGGCGCTCACCTGGTACTTCGTCTACCAGTCGGGCGTGCACGCCACCATCGCGGGCGTGCTGCTCGGCTTCGTGATCGCGCGTCGCCCCGGCGGTCGCGTCGCGCACGTCGTCGAGCCGTACACGAACGGCATCATCCTCCCGCTGTTCGCGCTGACCGCGGCCATGGTGCCGTTCCCCGAGGTGCGGCCGAGCGAGCTCAGCCCGGCGTTCTGGGGCATCGCGGTGGCGCTGCCGTTCGGCAAGATCATCGGCATCACGCTCGCGGGCTGGATCGGCGGGCTCTTCACGCATCGCAACGCCGAATCGAAGCCGCTCACGTTCAGCGACCTCGTCGGCGTGGGTGCGCTCGGCGGCATCGGCTTCACGGTCGCGCTGCTCATGAACGAGCTCGCGTTCCGCGACGACGTGCTCGTGCGCAACGAGGGCGTGCTCGCGGTGCTGCTCGGGTCGGGCGTCGCGATCCTCATCTCGGCGGTCATCGTCACGATGCTGTCGGCGCGCTACAAGAAGGCGGCGCTCGCGCCGGAGCACGAGGAGACCGTGGGCGAGGCGCCGAGCGTCATCGTCGGCGAGGGTCCCGAGTTCGAGGACGAGATCGAGGGCCCGGAGACTCCGAAGCGCTAG